From one Brachypodium distachyon strain Bd21 chromosome 4, Brachypodium_distachyon_v3.0, whole genome shotgun sequence genomic stretch:
- the LOC104584872 gene encoding uncharacterized protein LOC104584872, translating into MAMRIWVVVTAMVCVVATAAMADMEEGDVGEYWQKRTAETRFKHGGPLHDLVSAATRYHQDLLGHRDGRRYLLAEEEAASAPTPPQAQAPASADGKPAGEHNTLADHDIVG; encoded by the exons ATGGCGATGAGGATATGGGTGGTTGTGACGGCCATGGTGTGCgtggtggcgacggcggccatggcggacaTGGAGGAGGGCGACGTCGGGGAGTACTGGCAGAAGCGCACGGCGGAGACCCGGTTCAAGCACGGTGGCCCTCTCCATGACCtcgtctccgccgccacccgctACCACCAAGACCTCCTCGGCCACAG GGACGGCCGGCGGTATCTCCTGGCGGAAGAGGAAGCAGCgtccgcgcccacgccgccgcaagcTCAAGCCCCAGCCTCTGCCGATGGAAAACCGGCTGGTGAACATAATACCCTAGCGGACCACGACATCGTTGGCTAA
- the LOC100841767 gene encoding CAX-interacting protein 4 yields MPATAGRVRMPANNRVHSSAALQTHGIWQSAIGYDPYAPENNNKQQAPSSSVSANAAAAAANAAAEAAAPSAASDPASDNAYTSFQGLLALARVTGSNSDETRGACKKCGRVGHLTFQCRNFLSVKDLEMDDDVHASVQAAALAKFHEIKKKASGGQGAQEEGSDEEDEDEDDSDSSDSDIDPELEKIIAERERAKSGGGRRSKEEDKKTSRHRNSSRGRSKHRRSKKSESEDECKEKRSKDNKKSRRKKDERSDQDSESDSDRKRHRKSRKDRKKRRTRSRKDDSPDKDESGGEDGKRRRTHKRRHHRRNASDSDSADSESPHDRKRSSKQKRHQRSESCGFNEDEGHGQQGAKRSGEKSREHKGGAKEVC; encoded by the coding sequence atgccggcgacggcggggcgCGTCCGCATGCCGGCGAACAACCGCGTGCACAGCAGCGCCGCGCTGCAGACGCACGGCATCTGGCAGAGCGCCATCGGTTACGACCCCTACGCCcccgagaacaacaacaagcagcaggccccctcctcctccgtctccgccaacgccgctgcagccgcagccaacgccgccgccgaggctgcCGCGCCTTCCGCCGCCTCGGACCCCGCCTCTGACAACGCCTACACCAGCTTCCAGggcctcctcgcgctcgcgcgCGTCACCGGCTCCAACTCCGACGAGACCCGCGGCGCCTGCAAGAAGTGTGGCCGCGTCGGCCACCTCACCTTCCAGTGCCGCAACTTCCTCTCCGTCAAGGACCTCGAGATGGACGACGACGTACACGCCAGCGTGCAGGCCGCAGCGCTCGCCAAGTTCCACGAGATTAAGAAGAAAGCCTCTGGTGGCCAGGGCGCCCAAGAGGAGGGTTcggatgaagaagatgaggatgaAGATGATAGCGATTCTTCTGATTCGGATATTGATCCCGAGCTGGAGAAGATAATCGCTGAGCGGGAGCGTGCCAAAAGCGGTGGGGGGAGGCGGTCCAAGGAGGAAGACAAGAAGACAAGCCGCCATAGGAACAGCAGCAGGGGAAGATCGAAGCACAGGAGGAGTAAGAAGAGCGAAAGTGAGGATGAGtgcaaggagaagaggagcaaGGACAATAAGAAAAGTAGGCGAAAGAAGGATGAAAGGTCAGATCAGGATAGCGAGAGCGACTCCGACAGGAAGAGGCACAGAAAGAGTAGGAAGGACAGGAAGAAGCGGAGGACCCGTAGCAGGAAAGATGACTCTCCCGACAAGGATGAGTCGGGAGGGGAAGATGGGAAGAGGCGGAGGACCCATAAGAGGCGTCATCACCGTAGGAATGCATCCGACAGTGATAGTGCTGACAGTGAGTCCCCACATGACAGGAAGCGATCCAGCAAGCAGAAGAGGCACCAGAGGTCCGAAAGCTGTGGATTCAACGAGGATGAGGGACATGGTCAACAGGGGGCAAAGCGTTCCGGTGAGAAGAGCAGGGAGCATAAGGGAGGGGCTAAAGAGGTGTGCTGA
- the LOC100844813 gene encoding pre-mRNA-splicing factor 38 isoform X2, producing the protein MANRTDPLARSIHGTNPQNLVEKIVRSKIYQSTYWKEQCFGLTAETLVDKAMELDHTGGTHGGNRRPTPFLCLTLKMLQIQPDKDIVVEFIKNEDYKYVRVLGAFYLRLTGTIADVYQYLEPLYNDYRKIRQKLNDGKFMLTHVDEFIDELLTKDYCCDTALPRIQKRWVLEASGTLEPRRSALEDDFEEEEEDKEDGQPMDVDEPSGREKDHYRARSPTKERDRDRKHERHHRERDHDRDRDYDRDYGRGRERDRDRDRGRERDRERDRGDRDRHRIRDDDYNRDRDRERDRDGRERERRDRDRGRHRSRSRSRSRDRRERDREDGEHRRRRGRGSASPRGRAEDDGRREEPKKRKEKKDKGAGNGVDSNDPEIIEMNKLRASLGMKPLK; encoded by the exons atGGCGAACCGCACGGACCCCCTGGCCCGGAGCATCCACGGCACCAACCCCCAGAACCTGGTGGAGAAGATCGTGCGGTCCAAGATCTACCAGAGCACCTACTGGAAGGAGCAGTGCTTCGGCCTCACGGCGGAGACCCTCGTCGACAAGGCCATGGAGCTCGACCACACTGGCGGCACCCACGGCGGCAACCGCAGGCCCACCCCCTTCTTATGCCTCACCCTCAAGATGCTCCAAATCCAGCCGGACAAGGACATCGTCGTCGAGTTCATCAAGAACGAGGACTACAA GTATGTTCGGGTTCTTGGGGCGTTCTACCTGCGCCTCACCGGCACCATCGCCGACGTATACCAGTATCTCGAGCCGCTCTACAATGACTACCGCAAGATTAGGCAAAAACTGAACGATGGAA AGTTCATGCTGACGCACGTTGATGAGTTCATCGATGAACTCCTGACCAAGGACTACTGCTGCGACACTGCCCTCCCCCGCATCCAGAAGAG ATGGGTCCTTGAAGCTTCTGGAACTCTGGAACCAAGAAGAAGTGCACTTGAAGATGATtttgaggaagaggaggaagacaaggAGGATGGACAGCCTATGGATGTAGATGAGCCTAGTGGTCGTGAAAAG GACCATTATCGTGCAAGGAGCCCTACCAAAGAACGTGACAGGGACAGGAAACATGAAAGACATCACAG GGAACGAGATCATGACAGAGATCGGGATTATGATAGGGACTATGGGAGGGGCCGGGAAAGAGACCGAGATAGAGATAGAGGCCGTGaaagagatagagagaggGATAGGGGGGATCGAGACCGCCACCGCATCCGTGATGACGACTACAACCGAGATAGAGACCGAGAAAGAGATAGGGATGGCAGGGAAAGAGAACGCCGGGACAGAGACCGTGGCAGGCACAGGAGCCGTTcaaggagcaggagcagggaTCGGCGAGAAAGAGACCGTGAAGATGGAGAGCACCGCAGGAGACGTGGCCGTGGTAGCGCCAGTCCTCGAGGGCGTGCTGAGGATGATGGTCGGAGGGAGGAACCtaagaagagaaaggaaaagaaagataagGGCGCAGGAAATGGTGTGGATTCAAATGATCCAGAAATTATTGAGATGAACAAGCTCCGCGCGTCGCTAGGGATGAAACCTCTGAAGTAG
- the LOC100844813 gene encoding pre-mRNA-splicing factor 38 isoform X1 has translation MANRTDPLARSIHGTNPQNLVEKIVRSKIYQSTYWKEQCFGLTAETLVDKAMELDHTGGTHGGNRRPTPFLCLTLKMLQIQPDKDIVVEFIKNEDYKYVRVLGAFYLRLTGTIADVYQYLEPLYNDYRKIRQKLNDGKFMLTHVDEFIDELLTKDYCCDTALPRIQKRWVLEASGTLEPRRSALEDDFEEEEEDKEDGQPMDVDEPSGREKQDHYRARSPTKERDRDRKHERHHRERDHDRDRDYDRDYGRGRERDRDRDRGRERDRERDRGDRDRHRIRDDDYNRDRDRERDRDGRERERRDRDRGRHRSRSRSRSRDRRERDREDGEHRRRRGRGSASPRGRAEDDGRREEPKKRKEKKDKGAGNGVDSNDPEIIEMNKLRASLGMKPLK, from the exons atGGCGAACCGCACGGACCCCCTGGCCCGGAGCATCCACGGCACCAACCCCCAGAACCTGGTGGAGAAGATCGTGCGGTCCAAGATCTACCAGAGCACCTACTGGAAGGAGCAGTGCTTCGGCCTCACGGCGGAGACCCTCGTCGACAAGGCCATGGAGCTCGACCACACTGGCGGCACCCACGGCGGCAACCGCAGGCCCACCCCCTTCTTATGCCTCACCCTCAAGATGCTCCAAATCCAGCCGGACAAGGACATCGTCGTCGAGTTCATCAAGAACGAGGACTACAA GTATGTTCGGGTTCTTGGGGCGTTCTACCTGCGCCTCACCGGCACCATCGCCGACGTATACCAGTATCTCGAGCCGCTCTACAATGACTACCGCAAGATTAGGCAAAAACTGAACGATGGAA AGTTCATGCTGACGCACGTTGATGAGTTCATCGATGAACTCCTGACCAAGGACTACTGCTGCGACACTGCCCTCCCCCGCATCCAGAAGAG ATGGGTCCTTGAAGCTTCTGGAACTCTGGAACCAAGAAGAAGTGCACTTGAAGATGATtttgaggaagaggaggaagacaaggAGGATGGACAGCCTATGGATGTAGATGAGCCTAGTGGTCGTGAAAAG CAGGACCATTATCGTGCAAGGAGCCCTACCAAAGAACGTGACAGGGACAGGAAACATGAAAGACATCACAG GGAACGAGATCATGACAGAGATCGGGATTATGATAGGGACTATGGGAGGGGCCGGGAAAGAGACCGAGATAGAGATAGAGGCCGTGaaagagatagagagaggGATAGGGGGGATCGAGACCGCCACCGCATCCGTGATGACGACTACAACCGAGATAGAGACCGAGAAAGAGATAGGGATGGCAGGGAAAGAGAACGCCGGGACAGAGACCGTGGCAGGCACAGGAGCCGTTcaaggagcaggagcagggaTCGGCGAGAAAGAGACCGTGAAGATGGAGAGCACCGCAGGAGACGTGGCCGTGGTAGCGCCAGTCCTCGAGGGCGTGCTGAGGATGATGGTCGGAGGGAGGAACCtaagaagagaaaggaaaagaaagataagGGCGCAGGAAATGGTGTGGATTCAAATGATCCAGAAATTATTGAGATGAACAAGCTCCGCGCGTCGCTAGGGATGAAACCTCTGAAGTAG